The Henckelia pumila isolate YLH828 chromosome 2, ASM3356847v2, whole genome shotgun sequence genome includes a window with the following:
- the LOC140879006 gene encoding strychnine-11-hydroxylase-like, giving the protein MWLRISMWRIFFSRLAWINKFNGVDRKIDRNFLDLDTFLDRVIEEHRDPSRPKPDQEDIIDVLLRIQKDPDQALMLKDEHVKGVLIDIFAVGTDTSSTTIEWTLAEIMRNPEVKEKAQQEVRKAYKGKVKVEENYLQTLTYLKLVIKESLRLRPPVPLLIPRETIEKFTIDKYEFSAKTRVLFNATAIGMCKEIIVAHKQFEVLTTPTITP; this is encoded by the exons ATGTGGCTGCGGATTTCAATGTGGCGGATTTTTTTTTCGAGGCTGGCTTGGATCAACAAGTTCAACGGTGTCGACCGGAAGATCGACCGGAATTTCCTGGACTTGGACACTTTCTTGGACAGAGTTATTGAAGAACATCGCGATCCCAGCAGGCCTAAACCTGATCAAGAAGATATTATCGACGTCTTGCTTCGAATCCAGAAGGACCCCGATCAAGCACTCATGCTGAAAGATGAACATGTCAAGGGTGTTCTTATT GATATATTTGCTGTCGGAACCGATACTTCATCTACAACGATCGAATGGACATTGGCGGAGATCATGAGAAATCCCGAAGTCAAAGAGAAAGCTCAGCAAGAAGTGAGAAAAGCTTACAAAGGAAAAGTTAAAGTAGAAGAAAACTATCTCCAAACACTCACATACCTAAAATTAGTCATCAAAGAGTCGTTAAGACTTCGACCACCCGTCCCGTTATTGATCCCTAGAGAAACTATAGAGAAGTTCACTATCGACAAGTACGAATTCTCCGCAAAGACTCGAGTACTTTTTAATGCCACAGCAATTGGAATGTGTAAGGAAATAatagttgcacataaacagtttgaggtgttgacaacacctactataacaccttga
- the LOC140880720 gene encoding strychnine-11-hydroxylase-like: MSSETFFILFLSFIAPLFLFLFIMKKKRTHLTTRTKLLPGPKKIPIIGNLHQLGKLPHRSLKELSKKHGDLMLLQLGSVPTLVVSSADMAREIFKSHDLAFSGRPSFYAGNKISYNSSNITFAPYGEYWRQVRKIAVSELMTANKVQSFCGIRDEEVALMIRRVSEFDNSPVDLSSLAHSLSNNVVCRAAFGTTSPDDHGHADGKMSRFQQILLQLQHSTAEFNVADYFPWLAWVNRFNGVDRKTDEIVRGLDSFFDKVIEEHRDPKRPKPDQEDIIDVLLRIQKDPNQTATLEDVHVKGVLMDIFTAGTDTSSATIEWTMAELIRNPEAKEKAQQEVREACKGKIKVEEDDLPKLEYLKLIIKESWRLHPPAPLMVPREVTENCTIDGKYEISAKTRVILNATAIGTDPKYWENPEKFCPERFLDSEVDFRGQHFELLPFGAGRRGCPGIGFAVCLVELALANLLFFFDWELPKGVLSGRELDMEEALGITMHKRIPLCLVASRRRTNVFS, encoded by the exons ATGAGTTCTGAAACTTTCTTCATACTCTTTCTCAGCTTCATCGCACCTTTGTTCTTGTTCTTATTCAtcatgaaaaagaaaagaacacATCTAACAACAAGAACAAAGCTTCTTCCCGGCCCGAAAAAGATCCCGATAATTGGCAATCTTCATCAGCTTGGAAAGTTACCCCATCGATCCCTCAAAGAGTTGTCCAAGAAACATGGAGATCTCATGCTCTTGCAGTTGGGGTCCGTGCCGACGTTGGTCGTCTCGTCGGCCGACATGGCTCGAGAAATCTTTAAATCACACGATCTTGCCTTCTCCGGGAGACCCTCCTTCTATGCAGGCAACAAAATCTCCTACAACTCATCCAACATAACCTTTGCACCGTACGGGGAGTATTGGAGACAAGTGCGAAAAATCGCGGTTTCGGAGCTGATGACGGCGAATAAAGTCCAATCTTTTTGTGGAATACGGGACGAAGAGGTGGCTCTAATGATTCGTCGTGTGTCTGAATTCGATAACAGCCCTGTGGATTTGAGTTCATTGGCACATTCACTGTCGAACAACGTCGTCTGTCGCGCGGCATTCGGGACGACGAGCCCCGATGATCACGGCCATGCCGATGGGAAAATGAGCAGGTTTCAGCAAATTCTGCTTCAGCTGCAGCACTCGACTGCTGAATTCAATGTTGCGGATTATTTTCCATGGTTGGCTTGGGTAAACAGGTTCAATGGCGTCGATCGGAAGACCGACGAGATTGTTCGGGGTTTAGATTCTTTTTTCGACAAAGTAATCGAGGAACATCGTGATCCCAAGAGACCTAAACCTGATCAAGAAGATATCATCGACGTTTTGCTTCGAATTCAAAAGGACCCTAACCAGACGGCCACACTCGAAGATGTACATGTCAAGGGTGTTCTTATG GATATATTCACTGCTGGAACTGATACTTCATCAGCAACAATCGAATGGACAATGGCGGAACTGATAAGAAACCCCGAAGCCAAAGAAAAAGCTCAGCAAGAAGTAAGAGAAGCTTGCAAAGGAAAGATTAAAGTAGAAGAAGACGATCTCCCAAAACTCGAATACCTGAAACTCATCATAAAAGAATCATGGAGACTCCATCCACCCGCCCCATTGATGGTCCCTAGAGAAGTCACGGAGAACTGCACCATAGACGGCAAATACGAAATCTCCGCGAAAACGAGAGTGATCTTGAACGCAACAGCAATCGGAACGGACCCCAAGTACTGGGAGAACCCTGAGAAATTTTGTCCCGAGAGGTTTTTGGACAGCGAGGTGGATTTCAGAGGGCAACATTTCGAGTTGTTGCCGTTTGGTGCTGGCAGAAGAGGCTGCCCCGGCATCGGTTTCGCGGTTTGCTTGGTCGAGCTTGCGCTCGCGAACCTCTTGTTCTTCTTCGATTGGGAGCTGCCGAAGGGAGTACTGTCGGGGCGGGAGCTTGACATGGAAGAAGCACTTGGGATCACTATGCATAAGAGAATCCCACTTTGCCTCGTCGCTTCGCGGCGGCGGACAAATGTTTTTAGCTGA